TGGTTGATGGCGCGCGACAGCTTCCGGGTGGGCACATTGAGCTGTCGAGCGAGCTGTTGAACGGTCAGATTGGCGTCGAGGTGGGGAGCGGTGCGCCGCATATGATCCTCGAGCCGCATCAGCAGGACGGCATTGGCTGGCTGGTCCGTTGTTGTATCCTTGCTGCTGGTTAGCAAACGGGACTCCTCAGCACTGAGGCCCGAGAACACGATGGGCTGTCGCAGAGCGTGAAGGAGCAAGTAGTTGATGAACAGGAAGCCCGTCACCCCGCCCACTGTCGATACCCACCATACGCTGGCGCTGCTCTTGAACACGTGCGCCGACAGGCAGTAGACCAGACTGACACTCCACACGACCGTATAGCCCAGCAACAGCACACGTAGCCAGGCCAGCTGCTTGTTCTCGATGTTGGAGAATATTTGCCTCAAATCCGTGCCAAAAACCGTGATCTCGCGAATGGTGGCGATCAGATAGCCGAGAAAGACCAGGTGGATCGCAGCTGCCAGGAGCGGTGAGGTCAATACCCCCGGATGATCGCGCTCCATCAGGATCAGGCGCTTCAGTTCGTCCGGTTGAAGATAGTACTCGACCAGGAAGATGGCGCCGACTATCCAGA
This portion of the Billgrantia sulfidoxydans genome encodes:
- a CDS encoding AraC family transcriptional regulator produces the protein MYLSVADILLLTSILQSLVLAGFLLMPDNIHLLSNRLLLATVLAFAAGLAEVFLYSTGLAQRFLNLAYLGTLVGLLQAGLLFLYAKSLMYQDFRLTPGHWIHTLLFWIVGAIFLVEYYLQPDELKRLILMERDHPGVLTSPLLAAAIHLVFLGYLIATIREITVFGTDLRQIFSNIENKQLAWLRVLLLGYTVVWSVSLVYCLSAHVFKSSASVWWVSTVGGVTGFLFINYLLLHALRQPIVFSGLSAEESRLLTSSKDTTTDQPANAVLLMRLEDHMRRTAPHLDANLTVQQLARQLNVPTRKLSRAINQGLGKNFFEFVSDYRVAEARRRLTADTHQTILQVMYDSGFNSKSVFNTAFKRATGMTPREYRARQLAADGE